AATTCTGGTGATCGTGGTCTTGATGGCGCTCAAGGGCTTTTTTTCCGGTTCGGAAATCGCCATCGTCAACTCCGACAAGATCAAGATGCGCCATCGGGCCAAAATGGGCCACAAGGGCGCCACCCTGTTGCTGAAACGTTTCCAGAATCCCGACATCATTCTGGGTACCACCCTGATTGGCACCAACGTGGCCACGGTGGGTGTCTCCACCCTGGGCACCCTGCTCTTCATCGATCTCTTCGGGCAGGGCGGCGATATGCTGGCGGTACTCTTCTTCACCCCCTTCATGCTCATCTTCGGCGAAATCGTGCCCAAGAGCATCTACCAGCAGAAGGCCAACACCATCGCCTCCATCATCATCTTTCCCTTGACCTTCATGACTTATGTACTTTATCCGTTCATCTTCGTCTTTAGCCGTTTTGCGCGTTTCTTCACCAAGATGGTATCCGGCAAAAGCACCACCCGTTCTCCCTACATCACCCGAGAAGAGATTCGCAGTCTGCTGGACATGCCAGAATCCAGCAGTGCCACCGAAGATGAAGACCGCCGCTTCGACAAGGAGCGGGTGCGCAGCATCATTCGTTACGCCGAAACCAATGTCGGTTCCGCCATGATTCCCCTGTCCGATATCCACGGCATCGCGGTGGATGCGAGCATGGAGGAGGCCATGGCCCTTTCGGCGGCCAACAATATCAGCCGGGTTCCCGTCTACAGCGGAAATCTGACCAACATTGTGGGCATTCTCACCCTCAAGACGTGGGATCTCATGGACGAAACCCTACCGCAACAGAAAATTGCCGATCGTCTGCAGCCGGCCATCTTCATTCCGCCCCGGCAGACCATTCATGAGATTCTGCCCACCCTGCTGGTGCGCAACGACCGCATGGCGGTGGTGGTGGACGAGTTCGGATCCGCCATGGGCATGTTGTTCCTGGAGGATCTCTTCATGGAGGTCATCGGGGACATGCCGGAAGGGGATAAACGCAGTGGCGGTCCGGGTGCGAGCGGGCAGAAGAACAGCCAGATCAAAACGGTGGGCGAAGATGTCTACGAAGTCTCCGGACGTATGCCCATCACCGAACTCAACGAGGAGCTCAATACTCAACTGCCGGTGGAGGAGGCCTATACCGTGGCGGGCCTGCTGGTCAACCGCATGCGCACGATTCCCAAACAGGGCTCTTCCCTGGTGATACAGGGGCTTTTGTTCGAGGTCATGGAGACTGACGGTCGAGCCGTGACCAAAGTCTCTCTGCAACGGGTTTGATTCGGAAGGGTGTTCCGGTAGAATTGCGCCGCAGCATTTCCTTCGCGTGAAGTGAGTACGGCCATGGCGGCAATTCTGGTTGTGGATGACGATGTGGATTTCCGCCATACTTTGGTGGAGCTGCTGCGCAATGCTTCCCACGAGGTTTGGGAAGCGACCTCGGGGCGGCAAGCCCTGGAGTTGGTCTCCCGGAATGCTTTCCACCTGATTCTTCTCGACCTGGTGATGCCGGGCATGGATGGGTTGGAGACGTTGCGGGAACTGCGGCAGCGGGACCACCAGGCCAAGGTTATCCTGCTCACCGCTTTTTCCACGGTGGAAACAGCGGTGAGCTGCATCAAACTGGGGGCTTCCGACTATCTGTCGAAACCTTTCGCCATCTCCGAGTTTCTGACGCTGGTGGGCCGCACTCTGGAGGAGCGCCGTTTCGAGGAGATGATCGGCGCCATGGACATGGGAGGGGTGTTGGCTTGCCTGGCCCATCCCCTGCGCCGCGCCATTCTGGAGCGGCTGACCCGCAACGACAATCTGCGCCTGTCCGTTCTCATGCGTGAACTGGCCATCAATGATCACGCCAAGCTCACCTTTCACCTGAAACACCTGCTGGAACATGAAGTGATCCTCAAGACCCCGGAGCGTACCTACCGCCTGACGCCCCAGGGCAGAGAGCTTCTGGGGGGCATGCGTCAACTGCTTTTTCGCATGGGCCACTCTCCCAAGAGTTGATCTTGTCAGGCAAATTACTGGATCATCCGCATTCTGTTGACCGGTTCATGGCACTGCCCTGGGGCTTTGCCCTCTATTACCATTCCTTTCTTCTCTCAGGCTTGCCCAGCTCACGGGCGGG
The DNA window shown above is from Magnetococcales bacterium and carries:
- a CDS encoding HlyC/CorC family transporter, whose amino-acid sequence is METYIEILVIVVLMALKGFFSGSEIAIVNSDKIKMRHRAKMGHKGATLLLKRFQNPDIILGTTLIGTNVATVGVSTLGTLLFIDLFGQGGDMLAVLFFTPFMLIFGEIVPKSIYQQKANTIASIIIFPLTFMTYVLYPFIFVFSRFARFFTKMVSGKSTTRSPYITREEIRSLLDMPESSSATEDEDRRFDKERVRSIIRYAETNVGSAMIPLSDIHGIAVDASMEEAMALSAANNISRVPVYSGNLTNIVGILTLKTWDLMDETLPQQKIADRLQPAIFIPPRQTIHEILPTLLVRNDRMAVVVDEFGSAMGMLFLEDLFMEVIGDMPEGDKRSGGPGASGQKNSQIKTVGEDVYEVSGRMPITELNEELNTQLPVEEAYTVAGLLVNRMRTIPKQGSSLVIQGLLFEVMETDGRAVTKVSLQRV
- a CDS encoding response regulator → MAAILVVDDDVDFRHTLVELLRNASHEVWEATSGRQALELVSRNAFHLILLDLVMPGMDGLETLRELRQRDHQAKVILLTAFSTVETAVSCIKLGASDYLSKPFAISEFLTLVGRTLEERRFEEMIGAMDMGGVLACLAHPLRRAILERLTRNDNLRLSVLMRELAINDHAKLTFHLKHLLEHEVILKTPERTYRLTPQGRELLGGMRQLLFRMGHSPKS